One Clavibacter michiganensis subsp. insidiosus genomic window carries:
- the mobF gene encoding MobF family relaxase, translated as MHVLSAGDGYTYYTSEVATGDAKRDRDRELGDYYTVDGNPPGRWMGRGADVLGVSGTVTEEQMKALYGEGLHPDADRIIADALAEGASAKEAQQRAKLGRSYYAYRAGPATLQGRIQAGYDTFQRLSGHEPDAEERRLIRAREGAQAFRDAKGREPADKEELGKFITAATRPDQTAVAGFDLVCSPSKSVSVLWALGDTETRKAIEAAQEQAVRDTIGYLEREAIATRAGTNGVAQIEVEGGIAATVFRHYDSRNGDPQLHDHVVVANKVKGVDGKWRTIDSKLLHRMNVPASEFYNAAVMSEVCRRLGVTTTARVPSPGKRPVMEIAGVDPDLIDTFSSRSASIRTATARLTEEYQRDHGRAPDAKTLIAIAQQATLETRPQKDHVRSPQAIHEAAVARVGADRAAGLVSAARDLARSVKAAVSVDVDEVTAQVLRTVEEHHAVWGAHVIEAEARRHLAALIPNQRIAEPLVQKVTRAALGGSVTLTPPSPHGAFTPLTRSDGSSIYDHKGKTLFTSTRILDAEDQLLDAARTRTVSPVSRETFERTAAQHTGPLDAGQRDLAREFATSDRELVVGIGPAGAGKTTALRLAATALEDGGCRMIGLAPSAPAASVIAEAVGIEATTIHGFLTAHAQAELPEKYEIRAGDVLVVDEAGMAGTQRLAALHTIAREYGAHVRLIGDDRQLSAVEAGGALRLIDREVGSVRLEHVHRFQDADEAEASLHLRDPLRPGDPFAWYQANGRVIGGDVDRMTDAVFAGWQTDTDAGLRSLMLAPTGATVTELNARAQAHRIAAGTVTGTHSVKLRDDLSAHVGDVVATRRNESSLRIQNGRDRVKNGDLWQVTRIGADGSLDVVHRDHQAPVTLPAGYVREHVELGYARTISRSQGLTADTSHVLGDESMTRETAYTGLTRGKQSNRLYLEVADGGAVDDALEQIGARSDAMLSAHETIRAEQDRVDDLVTLIDQHADVAERAGEIRYGRIAEVALGTSLATTLQSQESWGAVAAALRHAEDYGFSPVETLRVAYEQRELGTADDVPAVLSWRIERALEKIDAPRRSVMDLPDVDGVAAWIADARLQDNDLVPEDWREHLQERHHYIGVRLKERGAALAVERPAWTDALGAVPSHPKRMIAWHQLAAEVDVLRAKYRVDPAEPQAIPATLRGNEIADRLQKRVTAMHKASLLLTAAPISLDARQRYAAHFTNRVDAVRATLGRPVVMPAIAAAAAQQAPAVVATATAAATELAAAATPQASTVEIAPAAATNPVATASPTTEQEGITMSDPIDEALEHVGRHVGRVGQTVTSEVTRQIQRAADERRREQQEAQRRAEREREHAAREAQRKADREREKAEQAAAREQERADRLAARYGRPEAEQQQEAAGVQAGAALGAAAASSTEAETDSAAITSDGRDAARTESAEIDAAGQSDADQYTGRELQEREMLQAAGIDPDERSTDTRADSSWTDQPAAPEISRGDDGMER; from the coding sequence ATGCACGTCCTCTCCGCCGGGGACGGGTACACCTACTACACGAGCGAGGTCGCCACCGGCGACGCGAAGCGCGACCGGGACCGTGAGCTCGGCGACTACTACACCGTCGACGGCAACCCTCCCGGACGGTGGATGGGTCGCGGGGCCGACGTCCTCGGCGTCTCGGGGACGGTCACCGAGGAACAGATGAAGGCCCTCTACGGCGAAGGGCTGCACCCGGACGCGGACCGCATCATCGCCGACGCCCTCGCCGAAGGAGCATCCGCGAAGGAGGCGCAGCAGCGCGCCAAGCTCGGCCGCTCCTACTACGCCTACCGTGCAGGACCCGCCACTCTGCAGGGGCGGATCCAAGCCGGCTACGACACGTTTCAGCGCCTCAGCGGCCACGAGCCCGACGCCGAGGAACGCCGCCTCATCCGCGCCCGCGAGGGGGCTCAGGCGTTCCGCGACGCGAAGGGGCGGGAGCCGGCGGACAAGGAGGAGCTCGGGAAGTTCATCACCGCCGCCACCCGCCCCGACCAGACCGCGGTCGCCGGGTTCGACCTCGTGTGCTCCCCGTCTAAGAGCGTCTCCGTGCTCTGGGCACTCGGCGACACTGAGACCCGGAAGGCCATCGAGGCCGCGCAGGAGCAGGCTGTGCGTGACACGATCGGCTACCTCGAGCGCGAGGCCATCGCGACCCGCGCCGGCACCAACGGGGTCGCGCAGATCGAGGTGGAAGGCGGCATCGCGGCGACCGTGTTCCGCCACTACGACTCGCGCAACGGCGACCCGCAGCTGCACGACCACGTCGTGGTCGCGAACAAGGTCAAGGGCGTGGACGGCAAGTGGCGCACCATCGACTCCAAGCTCCTGCACCGCATGAACGTGCCCGCGTCGGAGTTCTACAACGCCGCCGTGATGTCCGAGGTGTGCCGTCGGCTCGGCGTCACGACGACCGCCCGGGTCCCCTCCCCCGGTAAGCGGCCGGTGATGGAGATCGCGGGCGTCGACCCGGATCTGATCGACACGTTCTCCTCCCGCTCCGCCTCCATCCGCACGGCGACCGCGCGGCTGACGGAGGAGTACCAGCGCGACCACGGGCGTGCACCGGACGCGAAGACGCTCATCGCGATCGCGCAGCAGGCGACGTTGGAGACGCGGCCGCAGAAGGACCACGTCCGCTCTCCGCAGGCGATCCACGAGGCCGCCGTCGCCCGCGTCGGCGCCGACCGCGCCGCCGGCCTCGTCTCCGCTGCGCGCGACCTCGCGCGAAGCGTCAAGGCCGCCGTGAGCGTCGACGTCGACGAGGTCACGGCGCAGGTGCTCCGCACGGTGGAAGAGCATCACGCGGTGTGGGGCGCGCACGTCATCGAGGCCGAAGCCCGCCGGCACCTCGCCGCCCTGATCCCCAACCAGCGCATCGCGGAACCGCTCGTGCAGAAGGTCACTCGCGCCGCCCTGGGTGGATCGGTGACGCTCACTCCCCCGTCCCCGCATGGCGCGTTCACTCCGCTCACGCGGTCGGACGGGTCGAGCATCTACGACCACAAGGGCAAGACCCTGTTCACGTCGACGCGGATCCTCGACGCCGAGGACCAGCTCCTCGACGCCGCCCGCACCCGCACCGTCTCCCCCGTGAGCCGGGAGACGTTCGAGCGCACGGCTGCCCAGCACACCGGTCCGCTCGACGCTGGCCAACGGGATCTCGCGCGCGAGTTCGCGACGTCGGACCGTGAGCTCGTGGTCGGCATCGGCCCCGCCGGCGCCGGCAAGACGACCGCGCTGCGCCTGGCTGCGACTGCGCTCGAGGACGGCGGCTGCCGCATGATCGGCCTCGCCCCCTCCGCCCCCGCTGCGTCCGTGATCGCCGAGGCGGTCGGCATTGAGGCGACCACCATCCACGGGTTCCTGACCGCCCACGCGCAGGCGGAGCTGCCCGAGAAGTATGAGATCCGCGCCGGCGACGTCCTGGTCGTCGACGAGGCAGGCATGGCCGGCACGCAGCGCCTCGCCGCCCTGCACACCATCGCCCGCGAGTACGGGGCGCACGTGCGCCTCATCGGCGACGACCGCCAGCTCTCGGCTGTCGAGGCCGGTGGGGCGCTGCGCCTGATCGACCGCGAGGTGGGGTCCGTGCGTCTCGAGCACGTCCACCGGTTCCAGGACGCCGACGAAGCAGAGGCCTCCCTGCATCTGCGCGACCCGCTGCGCCCCGGGGACCCGTTCGCCTGGTACCAGGCCAACGGACGCGTCATCGGCGGCGACGTCGACCGGATGACCGACGCCGTGTTCGCCGGCTGGCAGACCGACACCGATGCCGGTCTTCGCTCGCTGATGCTCGCTCCCACCGGTGCCACCGTCACCGAGCTCAACGCCCGCGCGCAGGCCCACCGCATCGCCGCCGGCACCGTCACCGGCACCCACTCGGTGAAGCTCCGCGACGACCTCTCCGCCCACGTCGGCGACGTCGTCGCCACCCGCCGCAACGAGTCCTCCCTGCGGATCCAGAACGGCCGCGACCGGGTCAAGAACGGCGACCTCTGGCAGGTCACCCGCATCGGCGCCGACGGATCCCTCGACGTCGTCCACCGCGACCACCAGGCCCCGGTCACGCTGCCCGCCGGCTACGTGCGCGAGCACGTCGAGCTCGGCTACGCCCGCACCATCAGCCGCTCCCAGGGCCTCACCGCCGACACCAGCCACGTCCTGGGCGACGAGAGCATGACCCGCGAGACCGCGTACACCGGCCTCACCCGCGGCAAGCAGTCCAACCGCCTCTACCTCGAGGTCGCCGACGGCGGCGCCGTCGACGACGCGCTCGAGCAGATCGGCGCCCGCTCCGACGCGATGCTCTCCGCGCATGAGACCATCCGCGCCGAGCAGGACCGGGTCGACGACCTGGTCACCCTCATCGACCAGCACGCCGACGTCGCCGAGCGCGCCGGCGAGATCCGCTACGGCCGGATCGCCGAGGTCGCCCTCGGGACCAGCCTCGCCACCACCCTGCAGTCGCAGGAGAGTTGGGGTGCCGTCGCGGCCGCGCTCCGGCACGCCGAGGACTACGGGTTCAGCCCCGTCGAGACCCTCCGCGTGGCGTACGAGCAGCGTGAGCTCGGCACGGCCGACGATGTGCCGGCGGTGCTGTCCTGGCGCATCGAACGCGCCCTCGAGAAGATCGACGCCCCGAGGCGCTCCGTCATGGACCTGCCCGACGTCGACGGCGTCGCCGCCTGGATCGCCGACGCCCGCCTGCAGGACAACGACCTGGTGCCCGAGGACTGGCGCGAGCACCTGCAGGAGCGCCACCACTACATCGGCGTCCGCCTCAAGGAACGCGGCGCCGCCCTCGCCGTCGAGCGCCCCGCCTGGACCGACGCGCTCGGCGCCGTCCCCTCGCACCCCAAGCGGATGATCGCCTGGCACCAGCTCGCCGCCGAGGTCGACGTCCTCCGCGCCAAGTACCGCGTCGACCCCGCCGAGCCGCAGGCGATCCCGGCGACGCTGCGCGGGAACGAGATCGCCGACCGGCTGCAGAAGCGCGTCACCGCCATGCACAAGGCATCCCTGCTCCTCACCGCGGCGCCGATCTCGCTCGACGCTCGCCAGCGGTACGCGGCCCACTTCACCAACCGCGTTGACGCCGTCCGCGCCACCCTCGGCCGGCCCGTGGTCATGCCTGCGATCGCGGCCGCGGCCGCGCAGCAGGCTCCCGCGGTCGTGGCCACGGCTACGGCCGCGGCCACAGAGCTCGCCGCGGCGGCCACTCCGCAGGCGTCCACCGTCGAGATCGCACCCGCGGCCGCGACCAATCCCGTGGCCACGGCGTCCCCCACCACCGAACAGGAAGGAATCACCATGAGCGATCCCATCGACGAGGCACTCGAGCACGTCGGCCGGCACGTGGGCCGGGTCGGTCAGACCGTCACCTCGGAAGTCACCCGGCAGATCCAGCGCGCCGCTGACGAGCGTCGCCGCGAGCAGCAGGAGGCGCAGCGGAGAGCCGAGCGCGAGCGCGAGCACGCGGCCCGCGAGGCGCAGCGGAAGGCCGATCGGGAGCGGGAGAAGGCGGAGCAGGCCGCCGCCCGCGAGCAGGAGCGCGCCGACCGGCTCGCGGCTCGCTATGGACGCCCCGAAGCCGAGCAGCAGCAGGAGGCTGCCGGCGTCCAGGCGGGCGCCGCCCTCGGCGCAGCCGCGGCCAGCAGCACCGAGGCGGAGACCGATTCCGCGGCGATCACTTCGGACGGCCGCGACGCCGCGCGGACCGAATCCGCCGAGATCGACGCCGCCGGACAGAGCGACGCCGACCAGTACACCGGTCGTGAGCTCCAGGAGCGCGAGATGCTCCAGGCGGCCGGCATCGACCCCGACGAGCGCTCCACTGACACGCGTGCCGACAGCTCGTGGACGGACCAGCCGGCGGCACCGGAGATCTCGCGCGGTGACGACGGCATGGAGCGCTGA
- a CDS encoding single-stranded DNA-binding protein — MDTQKLSSEQELAFDLGREIGIIEGRAAMEDLADRYYRAAYGDERRPQNRAIVTREELEERRRAAWEAAQPITVDDALRSWGIDPASRHVTPSTPSTPSTPSTSSTPSTPSTPATTSTPSTPAAAPSTAPSGTTPTNRSRTMSHISRTGNLAGTPDLRQGPKGPYTYAAVIVNDRYQDDNGTWVQGPPIRYELAVSGTQAVALVATAKACGNIRVTFSGAYTVREFQGDKGAILQHKVFVDEIGASFFGQDVTVARRTASTTPSAA; from the coding sequence ATGGATACGCAGAAGCTGTCATCCGAGCAGGAGCTCGCATTCGACCTCGGCCGCGAGATCGGAATCATCGAGGGCCGAGCCGCCATGGAGGATCTCGCCGACCGGTACTACCGCGCCGCCTACGGCGACGAGCGTCGCCCGCAGAACCGGGCCATCGTCACCCGCGAGGAGCTGGAGGAGCGACGCCGAGCCGCGTGGGAGGCCGCGCAGCCCATCACCGTCGACGACGCCCTCCGATCCTGGGGAATCGACCCCGCATCGCGGCACGTGACCCCCAGCACCCCCAGCACCCCCAGCACCCCCAGCACCTCCAGCACCCCCAGCACCCCCAGCACTCCCGCCACGACGTCGACGCCCTCGACCCCGGCGGCTGCACCGTCCACCGCACCGTCCGGCACTACCCCCACGAACAGGAGCCGCACCATGAGCCACATCAGCCGAACCGGCAACCTCGCCGGCACGCCCGACCTCCGCCAGGGACCCAAGGGCCCGTACACCTACGCCGCCGTCATCGTGAACGACCGGTACCAGGACGACAACGGGACCTGGGTCCAGGGCCCGCCGATCCGGTACGAGCTCGCCGTCAGCGGCACCCAAGCTGTCGCCCTCGTTGCGACCGCGAAGGCCTGCGGCAACATCCGCGTCACGTTCAGCGGCGCGTACACGGTGCGCGAGTTCCAGGGCGACAAGGGCGCGATCCTGCAGCACAAGGTGTTCGTCGACGAGATCGGCGCCAGCTTCTTCGGCCAGGACGTCACCGTCGCCCGACGCACCGCGTCCACGACCCCGAGTGCGGCGTAG
- a CDS encoding histone-like nucleoid-structuring protein Lsr2 has translation MPKNSCASGLPSWTARPPRKVVTTLVDDIDGTQIEEGQGETVPFALDGVNYEIDLSDDNAAKLRTALEDYVDKGRRVGRVGRATAGKGAPRRSAGSAPKQDLSAAREWLREHGHKVSERGRISADLLEEYRANS, from the coding sequence ATGCCGAAGAACTCGTGCGCGAGCGGGCTGCCCTCCTGGACGGCGCGGCCGCCCCGCAAAGTAGTTACCACGCTCGTTGACGACATCGACGGCACGCAGATCGAAGAGGGCCAGGGTGAGACCGTCCCGTTCGCGCTCGACGGCGTGAACTACGAGATCGACCTCAGCGACGACAACGCGGCCAAGCTGCGCACTGCGCTCGAGGACTACGTCGACAAGGGCCGCCGCGTCGGCCGCGTCGGCCGCGCGACTGCCGGCAAGGGCGCACCGCGCCGCTCCGCCGGTTCGGCTCCGAAGCAGGATCTCAGCGCCGCGCGCGAGTGGCTGCGCGAGCACGGCCACAAGGTCTCCGAGCGCGGCCGCATCTCCGCGGACCTGCTCGAGGAGTACCGCGCGAACAGCTAG
- a CDS encoding ArdC-like ssDNA-binding domain-containing protein, whose protein sequence is MTTSTAAPRKTTAPRKSPEERKAQAEALHASIAAQIDALRDTNEWRRYLDRVRDFHQYSIGNLLLIMQQCPHARAVAGFRQWQARGRQVRKGEKAIRIFGYSQKKITEEDAQGEETERRIPRFPILSVFDVSQTDPVDGVEDAELVHDLTGTTDHGVIDALTAFLAAEGWTVARKHLDGERKGYARPSDRSVVVEVDVAPEQAAKTLIHETAHVVLGHTDDLAGYWEHRGTHETEAESVAYVVAGMLGFDTSAYSIGYIAEWADCDPELVKNTATRVLAAAHHIAAVLDPDDPHDTPAAA, encoded by the coding sequence ATGACTACCAGCACCGCCGCACCCCGTAAGACCACGGCCCCGCGGAAGAGCCCCGAGGAACGCAAGGCCCAGGCCGAGGCGCTGCACGCGAGTATCGCGGCCCAGATCGACGCGCTGCGCGACACTAACGAATGGCGCCGCTACCTCGACCGTGTGCGCGACTTCCACCAGTACAGCATCGGGAATCTGCTCCTCATCATGCAGCAGTGCCCCCACGCCCGCGCCGTCGCGGGATTCCGGCAGTGGCAGGCCCGCGGCCGCCAAGTGCGCAAGGGCGAAAAGGCCATCCGCATATTCGGGTACAGCCAGAAGAAGATCACCGAGGAAGACGCGCAGGGCGAGGAGACCGAACGCCGCATCCCCCGGTTCCCTATCCTCTCGGTCTTCGACGTGAGTCAGACGGATCCTGTCGACGGCGTGGAGGACGCCGAGCTCGTGCACGACCTCACCGGCACCACCGATCACGGCGTGATCGACGCCCTGACGGCGTTCCTCGCCGCCGAGGGCTGGACGGTCGCCCGCAAGCACCTCGACGGCGAGAGGAAGGGCTACGCCCGCCCCAGCGACCGATCCGTCGTCGTCGAGGTCGACGTCGCCCCCGAGCAAGCCGCCAAGACCCTCATCCACGAGACCGCCCATGTCGTCCTCGGCCACACCGACGACCTGGCCGGGTACTGGGAGCACCGCGGGACCCACGAGACCGAGGCCGAGTCCGTCGCCTACGTCGTGGCCGGGATGCTCGGCTTCGACACCAGCGCCTACAGCATCGGCTACATCGCCGAATGGGCCGACTGCGACCCCGAACTCGTCAAGAACACCGCTACCCGCGTCCTCGCCGCCGCACACCACATCGCCGCCGTCCTCGACCCGGACGACCCCCACGACACCCCCGCCGCCGCGTGA
- a CDS encoding histone-like nucleoid-structuring protein Lsr2 produces the protein MARKVVTTLVDDIDGTQIEEGQGETVPFALDGVNYEIDLTDDNAAKLRTSLEEYVDKGRRVGRATTGKGAPRRSAGSAPKQDLSAAREWLREHGHKVSERGRISADLLEEYRAATS, from the coding sequence ATGGCCCGCAAAGTAGTGACCACGCTCGTTGACGACATCGACGGCACGCAGATCGAAGAGGGCCAGGGCGAGACCGTTCCGTTCGCGCTCGACGGCGTCAACTACGAGATCGACCTCACCGACGACAACGCGGCGAAGCTGCGCACCTCGCTCGAGGAGTACGTCGACAAGGGCCGCCGCGTCGGACGTGCGACGACCGGGAAGGGCGCACCGCGCCGCTCTGCCGGTTCGGCCCCGAAGCAGGACCTCAGCGCCGCGCGGGAGTGGCTGCGCGAGCACGGCCACAAGGTCTCCGAGCGCGGCCGCATCTCCGCGGACCTGCTCGAGGAGTACCGCGCCGCTACGAGCTAG
- a CDS encoding relaxase domain-containing protein, translating to MFQMRSLTLSGFAQGCPTPLAGESDGTWIGRTPAGVDPSTPVSPSQFRDIAARATDTVTASPALLELTFDVPRSVSVLWATQSEEIRVLLTETVLRAVDDTLQMLDSSWVFARRGARGVAQIDVASPIAGCAFLHYFDRQGKPALHVHVDVINAVLGSDGQVSGMDVPTFRTADELAHERYASSLMSGLRELVGVASEISYGDDRRTHFEVAGVDPALIWDLPRVPLTPGDPHP from the coding sequence ATGTTTCAGATGCGATCGCTGACTCTCTCCGGGTTCGCCCAGGGGTGTCCCACGCCGCTCGCAGGTGAAAGTGACGGCACCTGGATTGGTAGAACGCCGGCCGGCGTTGACCCGTCCACGCCGGTGTCACCGTCGCAGTTTCGCGACATCGCGGCTCGCGCGACTGACACCGTCACCGCGTCGCCGGCGCTCCTGGAGCTCACGTTCGACGTCCCTCGATCGGTGTCCGTCCTCTGGGCCACACAGTCGGAGGAGATCCGTGTACTGCTCACGGAGACAGTTCTCCGCGCCGTCGACGACACGTTGCAGATGCTCGACTCGTCGTGGGTGTTCGCTCGCCGTGGTGCTCGCGGCGTCGCACAGATCGACGTGGCCTCCCCCATCGCGGGGTGCGCGTTTCTGCACTACTTCGACCGTCAGGGGAAGCCGGCCCTGCATGTCCACGTCGACGTCATCAACGCGGTACTCGGATCGGATGGGCAGGTCTCGGGCATGGACGTGCCCACCTTCCGAACCGCGGACGAGCTAGCCCACGAGAGGTACGCGTCGTCCCTCATGTCCGGACTGCGTGAGCTCGTCGGCGTCGCATCCGAGATCTCCTACGGCGACGACCGCCGCACGCACTTCGAGGTTGCCGGCGTCGACCCGGCGCTGATCTGGGATCTGCCCCGGGTGCCGCTCACTCCCGGGGATCCCCACCCATGA
- a CDS encoding recombinase family protein, with the protein MAGQLIGYARVSTDAQDVTAQRDGLMALGVDEDRIYVDHGLTGRNRDRPALREALAACWEGDTFVVTKLDRLGRSMVDLRNIGAELTAKGAVMSIGGSIHDPTDPLRNFLFNSLAMFAEFESDMISARTKEGMKVAAKKGKLKGGKPKLSPAAERHLVALYRAGDHSISELCDLFSIGRATVYRAVDRHPVEDASALALPRAEEVTP; encoded by the coding sequence ATGGCTGGACAACTCATCGGATACGCCCGCGTCTCCACGGACGCGCAAGACGTCACCGCGCAGCGGGACGGCCTCATGGCCCTCGGCGTCGACGAAGATCGCATCTACGTCGATCACGGTCTGACGGGCCGCAACCGTGACCGCCCGGCACTACGGGAAGCCCTCGCCGCGTGCTGGGAGGGCGACACGTTCGTGGTCACAAAGCTCGACCGGCTCGGCCGGTCGATGGTCGACTTGCGGAACATCGGCGCCGAGCTCACAGCGAAGGGCGCCGTCATGAGCATCGGTGGCTCGATCCACGATCCGACAGATCCCCTCCGCAACTTCTTGTTCAACAGCCTCGCGATGTTCGCCGAGTTCGAGTCCGACATGATCAGCGCCCGCACCAAGGAGGGCATGAAGGTCGCAGCCAAGAAGGGCAAGCTCAAGGGCGGCAAGCCCAAGCTCTCCCCCGCCGCCGAACGGCACCTCGTCGCGCTGTACCGGGCCGGCGATCACTCGATCAGTGAGCTGTGCGACCTGTTCTCGATCGGCCGCGCCACCGTCTACCGCGCAGTGGACCGACACCCCGTCGAAGACGCATCCGCGCTAGCGCTTCCCCGCGCGGAAGAAGTGACCCCCTGA
- a CDS encoding DUF4913 domain-containing protein codes for MPSADESTGEVVDAGEQKAPPRPKKPKKDDRTLFLEWVALQLSRVEAFGVPVGQKPGWCPEWWKHPEVVERFYVSWKGYLEATKRMTDDRLAQSAWWVQHWDHHARIIFDKTYGPFRACNAAGHLADNNGEPLTIAPEMPPEDVPLI; via the coding sequence ATGCCGTCTGCGGACGAGTCGACCGGCGAGGTGGTCGACGCGGGGGAGCAGAAGGCACCACCGCGGCCGAAGAAGCCGAAGAAGGACGACCGGACGCTGTTCCTGGAGTGGGTCGCACTGCAGCTGAGCCGTGTCGAGGCGTTCGGGGTGCCGGTGGGGCAGAAGCCGGGGTGGTGCCCGGAGTGGTGGAAGCACCCGGAAGTCGTCGAGCGGTTCTACGTGTCCTGGAAGGGCTACCTCGAGGCGACGAAGCGCATGACGGACGATCGGCTCGCGCAGTCGGCGTGGTGGGTGCAGCACTGGGACCACCACGCACGCATCATCTTCGACAAGACCTACGGCCCCTTCCGGGCCTGCAACGCCGCGGGGCACCTCGCCGACAACAACGGCGAGCCGCTCACGATCGCCCCGGAGATGCCGCCCGAGGACGTCCCCCTCATCTGA
- a CDS encoding HNH endonuclease family protein, giving the protein MRARARRLYLLAALVVGLGTLAAGYYAVDFVSPDVKADETTPAASGAPAAASSGPVVDALTSAGLVHGGTVDATAVRTLVDALPADTHARTPNYDRAAYGPSWADTDHNGCDQRNDVLARDLTAVTYTKTDPGCTVATGHLADVYTGRSIDFTRGKATSAAVQIDHLVPLGWAWQHGAATWTADRREKFATDFNNLQAVDGPTNEAKSDQGPATWLPPAAGYDCLYVTRFAYVLHAYSLTIDDADRAAIDHTLNTCH; this is encoded by the coding sequence GTGAGGGCCCGCGCACGTCGCCTGTACCTCCTCGCTGCTCTGGTGGTGGGCCTCGGCACTCTCGCGGCCGGCTACTACGCCGTCGACTTCGTGTCCCCCGACGTGAAGGCAGATGAGACGACGCCAGCAGCGAGCGGGGCACCGGCGGCCGCCTCGAGTGGCCCTGTCGTCGACGCTCTCACCTCCGCCGGCCTCGTCCACGGAGGGACGGTCGACGCGACCGCGGTACGGACCCTCGTCGACGCGCTCCCCGCTGACACGCACGCGAGGACGCCCAACTACGACCGGGCCGCGTACGGGCCGTCCTGGGCCGACACCGACCACAACGGGTGCGACCAGCGGAACGACGTCCTGGCCCGCGACCTCACGGCGGTCACGTACACGAAGACGGATCCCGGCTGCACCGTGGCTACCGGGCACCTCGCCGACGTCTACACGGGCCGCAGCATCGACTTCACCCGCGGAAAGGCCACGAGCGCGGCCGTGCAGATCGACCACCTCGTGCCCCTCGGCTGGGCGTGGCAGCACGGCGCCGCCACCTGGACGGCCGACCGGCGCGAGAAGTTCGCGACCGACTTCAACAACCTCCAGGCCGTCGATGGCCCCACCAACGAGGCCAAGTCCGACCAGGGCCCCGCGACCTGGCTCCCGCCGGCCGCCGGCTACGACTGCCTCTACGTCACCCGCTTCGCGTACGTGCTCCACGCCTACTCGCTCACGATCGACGACGCCGACCGCGCCGCGATCGACCACACCCTCAACACCTGCCATTGA